ATGATTTGTATTTTTTCATTAAAATCATCAAAAGCATTGTCAATAATAATAAAAGTAAATGATGATGTTAAGAAGATAATAAAGATAATACTATAAAGAATTAGGTGGTATAAAGATTTTGCACGAATCATTGCGAGTATATTCCTTGATTTAAATAACAAAAAAGAATATCTGAAATAAAATAAATAAATGATAAAAAATGTAAGAAATGTGTAAATAAAAAAGTGGCGCGGCTGACGAGACTCGAACTCGCGACCTCCTGCGTGACAGGCAGGCATTCTAACCAACTAAACTACAGCCGCTCACTAAAAGCAAAAAAAAAGCGCCTTAGCGCAATAATGGTGGTCGATAGTGGACTCGAACCACTGACATCTACCTTGTAAGGGTAGCGCTCTACCAACTGAGCTAATCGACCAATTGATATTTAAAATGGATTTGCCATTAAATGGTGACCCCTAGGAGACTCGAACTCCTGTGGCATGGATGAAAACCATGAATCCTAACCGCTAGATGAAGGGGCCAATTTAAATATCGAAATGGTGACCCGTGAAGGATTCGAACCTTCGGCCACCTCCTTAAAAGGGAGATGCTCTACCAGCTGAGCTAACGGGTCAAATATTATAAAAAAATGGCGCGGCTGACGAGACTCGAACTCGCGACCTCCTGCGTGACAGGCAGGCATTCTAACCAACTAAACTACAGCCGCAACATTTATAAATGGTGGTCGATAGTGGACTCGAACCACTGACATCTACCTTGTAAGGGTAGCGCTCTACCAACTGAGCTAATCGACCTTATTTTATGGTGACCCCTAGGAGACTCGAACTCCTGTGGCATGGATGAAAACCATGAATCCTAACCGCTAGATGAAGGGGCCATAAATAAAATAAAACTGGTGACCCGTGAAGGATTCGAACCTTCGGCCACCTCCTTAAAAGGGAGATGCTCTACCAGCTGAGCTAACGGGTCAAACGCATTTTAGAAGTTGTTCTTCTTAAAATGGACTGGAATTATAATAGGTTTTTTTTTATTTGTCAAGGGTTTTTTGAAAAAATTTCGAAATTTTTTTCAAACTTTTCTCTGCCGCTTGAATTTGAACTTCATTTCTACTTCCTGAAAAGTGACAAATTTCGATATCTTTACCTTCTTTAGCTCCCATAATACCGATAACTACTGTTCCTACTGGTTTGTTTTTTGTTCCACCATCTGGTCCTGCTATCCCACTTACTGCAATTGCATAATCAGCATTAAATTTTTTTATTACACCCTCTAACATCTCTTCTACAACTTGAATACTAACAGCACCAAATTTGTTTAGAGTCTCTTCTTTTACATTTAATTCTTGTGATTTTATTTCATTAGAGTAAGTAACAACTGCACCATTGAATATATTTGATGATCCTGCAATCTCAGTTATTTTTGAGGCAATTAATCCTCCTGTGCAACTCTCTGCTGTTGTGATTGTTTTTTTGTGGGTTTTTAATAGATTTTGAAAATCTATCATATCTTTTTGAGTGAATAGATTTGTATACATTATATATAGTTATAAATATGAGTAACTAATAGGAAAAATCCTATTAGTCTTCTTTATCAGTTAATTCATCTAAGAACTTATCTTCATCAAATGTTAAGTTAAGATACTCAGCAACAATTTTAATATCTCTTTCTGCATTTCCTAAACAAGATGTAGCACCTGGAGATGGAGTCATATTAAATAAGATTCCTCCACCTGGGTTAATAGAAGCTTCACCTAACATTAGTTTTTGCTCTTTTTTATCTAAAACCTGTGGTCTAACTCCACCAAATCCTTTTGCATATTCAATATCTTCTGTAGATAATGAAGGAACGATTTTTCTTGCATCTTTAACAAATAAACCTTTGTTGATACCAGGAACCTCAAATAAGAAGTTTCTGAATACATAGTTTCTAATATCAGAATCTTTTAATAAATCCCAGAAAATCTTGATAGTATCTCCACCAATATTCATAGTTTTTAAACATTCGAAGAAAGATTTACCACCTTTATATCTTTCAAGAACTGCTAATGCTAAAGCAGTAGGTCCAAATCTTGTTTTTCCATCACAAAGAATATCAGGATCTCCATGAAGTGCAGCAAATGGAAGTTTTGGATTTTGAACCATATAAACTTTACCATTTAAATATGTACCATTTGTAATATAGAAAGACCCAGCCATAGATAAAGATCCCATATGTTTTCCATATCCCATTTTGTGTGCAAGGTGTAGAGAGTGAGCACCAGCATTAACTACAACGAAGTCAGCAGTAAATACTGAACCACTTGTTGTTGTAAGTTTATACTTATCACCTACTTTTTCAATCTCATCTACTCTAGCGTTGAAATAAACGTCAGTTTCAACATCTTCTTGCTCTTTTGCAGCTTTTACTAATTCTTTTGTCATTTCACCAAAATCAACAGTTGTATATTCACTTTGTGTACCCATTGCTAAAATTGGTTCAGGTCTATCTTTTGTTCTTTCTTTATCAGCATAAACTAATAAAGGCTCTAATTCTCTTAGTTTTTCTTTGTCCCATAACTCTAAATAAGGGAATAATTCTTTGAATTCTTCATATCTATTTTTAATAAATTCAACTTCTTTTTCACCTACACCTAAAGCCATTTTTTGGTGAGCAAACATAATTTTATCTTGAAGTCCATACTGTAAACAGAACTTCTCAATCATTTTTGCAGTTCTTTTAGTGATTTTAGCTTTTTCTAAAGTATAGTTTGTTTCAATATCTCCAACGTGAATAGTTTGAGAGTTACTTGTTCCTTTAGAGTTCAATGTTGCTAAATCGTCATATTTCTCTAAGATACATACACTTTTTGCATCTGTATATCTAGCGATTTCATAGAAAAGTGCAGCACCAGAGATACCACCACCTATAATTGCAACCTGATAATGTTTTGTACTCATAATAATTTATTCCTATCATAGTTTATTTTTGCAAAAAATATTAACACATTTAACTTGAGTTTGTATTATAATTTTGGCAAAGAGACTTTCCATTAAAGAAAATATGCGTAATAGTAACATTTTATTGTTTTTTCTTCAATTTTTTCTGTACTCAATAAATGTACATATGATATCTAAAAAAGCTTACAATGTTTAATAAATTTTTTTAATGTACACTTTTTGTACAAAAAAGCATTTTTAATAGATTTATAACTATAAATTATAAAAAGAGTAATTCTTTATTATTTTTGTAGTTTTATTGACTTATACAAAATTAAATATCCTTTGGATATAATCGGCGATTTATATAAAGACTATAGAAATTGAGTTAATTAAGGTATGAAAATGGATTATAAAGAGAGTTTACTATTACCAAATACTAAGTTTCCAATGAGAGGAAACTTACCACAGAATGAACCTAAAAGATATAAATTTTGGGATGATTCAAAAGTTTATGACAGAATGAAAGAGAATAGAAAAGGTGCTCCTTCATTTACACTACATGATGGACCTCCATATGCAAATGGACATATTCATATTGGACATGCATTAAATAAAGTATTAAAAGACATTATTGTTAAATTTCACTATTTTGATGGAAAATCTGTTAGATATGTTCCAGGTTGGGACTGTCATGGTTTACCAATTGAACAAAAAGTTGAAGAAAAAATTGGTAGTTCAAAGAAAAAAGAGTTACCTAAATCAAAAATTAGAGAGTTATGTAGAGAACATGCTTCAAGATTTATTGATATTCAAAGAGATGAGTTTAAACAATTAGGTGTAATTGGGGATTGGGATAATCCTTATTTAACAATGGACTTTAAATTTGAAGCTAATATTTATAGAGAGCTTTGTGCAATTGCAAAACAAGGTTTATTAGTTCAAAGAAGCAAACCTGTATATTGGTCATGGGCAGCTCAAACTGCATTAGCTGAAGCAGAAGTAGAGTATGAAGATAAAACATCTCCTTCTATTTATGTTGCATTTAAACATGAAGAATTAGACGTAAGTGTAATTATTTGGACAACAACACCTTGGACACTTCCTGCAAATACAGGAATTGCTTTAAATGGTGAAGAAGAGTATGTTTTAACAAGTGATAAATTCATTGTAGCTAAAAAATTATATAACTCATTAATAGAAAATGAAGTAATA
This sequence is a window from Halarcobacter bivalviorum. Protein-coding genes within it:
- a CDS encoding FAD-dependent oxidoreductase, whose protein sequence is MSTKHYQVAIIGGGISGAALFYEIARYTDAKSVCILEKYDDLATLNSKGTSNSQTIHVGDIETNYTLEKAKITKRTAKMIEKFCLQYGLQDKIMFAHQKMALGVGEKEVEFIKNRYEEFKELFPYLELWDKEKLRELEPLLVYADKERTKDRPEPILAMGTQSEYTTVDFGEMTKELVKAAKEQEDVETDVYFNARVDEIEKVGDKYKLTTTSGSVFTADFVVVNAGAHSLHLAHKMGYGKHMGSLSMAGSFYITNGTYLNGKVYMVQNPKLPFAALHGDPDILCDGKTRFGPTALALAVLERYKGGKSFFECLKTMNIGGDTIKIFWDLLKDSDIRNYVFRNFLFEVPGINKGLFVKDARKIVPSLSTEDIEYAKGFGGVRPQVLDKKEQKLMLGEASINPGGGILFNMTPSPGATSCLGNAERDIKIVAEYLNLTFDEDKFLDELTDKED
- a CDS encoding CinA family protein; protein product: MIDFQNLLKTHKKTITTAESCTGGLIASKITEIAGSSNIFNGAVVTYSNEIKSQELNVKEETLNKFGAVSIQVVEEMLEGVIKKFNADYAIAVSGIAGPDGGTKNKPVGTVVIGIMGAKEGKDIEICHFSGSRNEVQIQAAEKSLKKISKFFQKTLDK